The nucleotide window CCGTTTCCCAGCCGGATCCGTACTTCACGTAGTCCTTGCTGTGCTCGCCGCGGTCACCCTTGGCGTGCTTAGCATGATGGTCCTTGACAACACGCTCCGTCACGGTGGCGCCCGGCGGCGGCGTGAAGTTGAAAAGATCATCAGACGGCGCCTCAAGGCTCAGTTCCGTGAAGCCAACCTCGAAAGCAGGAGCATCCTGGCCTCGGGCTTGGACGTCCACACTGAGCGGCAGCCCCGTTTCCGAGTCAACAGCGATCGAGACGGACCCGACCAGCGTCTCCGAACTGTCGGGGGTGAGCACCAATTCATAGGCCTCACGACCGGCAACCTCCGAGTCCGAGCCCACAGTCACTTCCGTACTGGGCTCGACCGAGGACAGGAAGTGCTCGGCCAGATCCTCTGGGGTCCACGCTTTATCGCCGTGATACTCCTCGGACGTTGAGGCATTCGGAAGGATCAGATGGGCGGCGGCATTCTGCTTGGAGCTGTACAGCCATACGTCCCGGCCGTTGCGGATGACATCGCGTTCGGCCAGCCGGTCCATCACCTGCACGCGCGCCCGGGAATGGCCATCCAGATAAACGCGTGCAGTGTGGGATCCGCTGAGGAGTTCAAGGGCGGAGGCTACGCCGGAAGGTATACCGGACGAAGCATCGGATTCCCCGGATGGTCCGCCCGTAGGCAGTTGCGGCAAACCCAGTTCGGACGACTGCTCAACAGTTCCGGACAGCGAGCGGACGGAGCTGTTCGCCACCATTTCAAGGACTTCCTGAGGTGTTTTGTCCGGCAAGTCCGTGGCCGCGCCCGCCTGGACTGTGCCCAGCAACGCGCCGCCCGCGATGACCGCAGGGACGACGGCGGCAGGGAGCCAGCGCTTCCATACAGGTGTCATGACAACCTCCGACGTTGCAAGTCTTCTTTTCAGACTACGCTCAATCGATCAGGTGTTCACCGGGCTTTTCTGGCCGAGGTCAGGCCGCAGTTTTCAGAACCCGAGACGCCGTGTCGAGTTCAAGCAGCCGGCGAGCCTCTTCGAGCGCGGTCTTTGAATCCTTCTTGTCCATCTGGGCCAGCGTCAGCAAATTCGCGATCCGCTGCTCGCGCCGCATGCCTGAGACTTCGTCGGCGAATTCGATCATGGCGATGACACGCGCATGAGCCCGACGCCCGCGGGCATCGTTGCTCGCGTCGTCGGCCTCGACGTCACCCAAAATGGCGATAGCTTCCGCCAGTCGCTCGTTCATGTATTTCTCCCCTATATATACGTCTTTGTGCAACAGAAAAGTCGTTTCCCCTCGACGATTCTGTTTGATTGCTTTATCGAACCATAGGCGGTTGAGGCCAAAGTTGGAATAGCAGACTGTAATTTACGTCATAGTGACCTTTATTACAAAGACGGAGTGAACTCGCAGGTCACAAAGCTATGGCCGCTTCCGGCGGCCCTGGTATCAGGGGAAGCCACACCCCCTTGGCAGAAGCATCGAACTGTGCCACGTTGGAAAGTGGATCTACCAACAATTCAAGGAGGGCGATCCGGATGCCCAAGACAGATAAGAGCGGGAAGCCGAAGAAGAGCGAGCTTCCCGGCACTCTCAAGCGTTCCGGCAAGAAGGCCCAGAAAACCTTCGCTGAGGCTCATGATTCGGCCGCCGAGAGCTATGGGGACGAGGAGCGCGCACACCGTGTGGCCTACAGCGCCCTGAAGCACACCCACGAGAAAGTCGGCGACCATTGGGAGCCCAAGGAGAAGGCCGGGCCCTCGGACAAGCAGGCCAAGGGAGGCAAGGACACCTCCCGAAAGACTGCCGGCGGCGTGGATGCCAACGCCTCCAAGGAGCACCTGTACGACCTGGCCAAGAAGCTCGACGTGCCGGGACGCTCCAAGATGAACAAGTCCGATCTGGTCGACGCCATACAGAAGGCAAACGACAGGGAGACCAGGAAGTCCCGGTAGCTACTTGCAGGTAAGCATCACCTGACGCCGTGCGTCCCCTTGTCGGTTGCGACGTGATCATCGATTCCGCTTCCCCAGCGGTAGAGGCGCATCGCCCAGTAACCAGCCGCGCCCATCACCAGGAAGCCACCGACACCCACGACGGTCAGCTGTGTGGCAACGCCGATGATCAACAAGACCAAACCGATGATCCAGGCAAGCACCGCCAGAACAAGCTGTCCATGGTCGGGTCCTAAAAGATCGGACCGCATTATCTGGGCGAGTTCCGGGTCCTCGGCGGCCAACTGCAACTCCAGCGCATGAAGCTGCTCCCGCTCCTCATCCGACAGCGGCATAACGCACCCCCTTGATCAGAAGTCCGGAGAAACAAAAGCGCCGGCCGATGAAGGCCGGGCTTTCGCCGGTATAGCTATCATCCGCTTCTAAATCGGAAATTGCTAGTTTTAGAGCGTGCTTTCCCTACTAGCTGATTCCAAGCAGTCATAGGGACACAAAACAGCTGCTTTCAGGAGGAGGAAGTCCTCACGATCGGCAAGCGGTCAAGCCGCTGCCGTTGGCGCCGTTCCGGTATCCGCCAGTGCTGCCATCCCCTCCATCATCGCCAGGGCCAAGACATCCTCAAGGTCCTTGAATTTAGCCTCTCCGGCAACGTTGTTGAGCTCTTCGCGGTCCAACAGGTGGTCGTAGAGTTCGGTGATGTCGGTGCCGAAGTACCTCGTCAGGCGTCCTGCTTTGGTCAGCACCGAGCGGGTACGAACGGGGCCCGGCAGCCCGGGAAGTCCGAACGGCTGGTCCTCCTCAATGATGAGGGCGTCCCGAACCGAGGCGGCACTCCGCTCCAGCAACGGCAGCAGGGATGTGCCTTGGATTCCCCTATACAGGTGTGTTCCAGTGAGCTCCATCAATGTGGGTGCGAGATCCGCAGTGGAGACCAAGGCATCGGTGCTGCCCGGATTCATGCCGGGGACTTTGATCGTTAGGGGCACGTTGGTGACGGCCCGGTAGTGGCTGAAGTGCTTCAGCATCAAACCATGATCCCCGAAAAGGTCACCGTGGTCGCTGGTAAAGACAACAATCGTGTCCTCAGCCAATCCGTTGTCATCGAGTGCTGCAAGGATCCGGCCGATCTGCTCATCCATCAGCGTGATCAAACCGTACTGGGCAGCGACGGCCTGGCGGTACTGCGCCTCATCGGCGGCGAAAGTCATAGTGGGGTCTTCATTCGGTTCGCCGCGGCGGTCGAACATCCGGCGGATGTGCGATGGGGACTTGGCGTGGTCCTGGTAGAACCCGCTGGGCAGCTCCACCTCATCCGGAGAGTACATCTCCGCGTACCCTTCCGGCGGTGAAAACGGATGGTGTGGATCCGGGAAGGAGACGAACATGAAGAACGGTTCCGCAGATTCGGCGAACCCGGCCAGGTGCTCCTCGGCACGTTCGCCCACATAGGAGCTTGGATGCAGCTCTGCCGGGATGCCGGTTTGGTACACCTGATCCCAGGTATCCAGACGCTTCGGAGCGTTCTCGGCACCGCCGACCGCCACAGGGTCGATGCCACGTTCACGTGCCCAGTGCACATAGTGCCCACCCGGACGGTCGCCATGCCCGATGACCAGGTCCACGTGCTGGTAGCCGTAGTACCCCTCGGGCAGCGGAATGAAGCCCTCCGCATGCGCCGCCGCATTTTCCCACTGGTCCCAGCCTTCCGGGCCGGACCGCGTGCGGGCATCGGAGGACCGCGGATCCAGCAGCAGCGGGTCCGTGGCTTCGATCTCGGCACGCTGGATGGGCTCAAAGTCCCACCCCATGTTCTGGTGGTGAAGTTTTCCTACGGCCCGAGTCAAGTACCCGCCGCAGGACAACTGCTTAACCAAATTATTTGCGTCCGGGTCCATGGTTATCCCGTTGCAACGTGTGCCGTGCGTCGACGGCCATCGGCCGGTCAGCAGGCTGGCGCGGTTGGGCATGCACGTGGGATTGGTGACGGTTGCCTCGGTGAATACCATGCTTTGGGCGGCCAGCCTGTCCAAATGCGGAGTCCGCACCACTTGGTTGCCGGCGAAACCCAGATGGTCGGCACGCAACTGATCGGCGATGATGACCAAAACATTGGGCCGCCGTGTCTCCCCGCCGCTCATGCGGGCTTCCGGATCATCGACAGAACATTGGTGCGCTGGTCCGCGAATTCCTTCAGTGCACGCGAGGAAATCTGGTCCCTCGGCGCCGGCAGGTCGATGCCGACCACGTCCAGCACCCGGGCGGGCTTGGCGCCAAGCACCACCACACGGTCGGAGAGGTACACGGCCTCATCGATGTCGTGCGTGACCACCAGGATCGTCATACCGAAGTCGTCGCGGATCTTCAGGCACAGGTCTTCCAGCTCGAAGCGGGTCTGCGCGTCCACCGAGGCAAACGGCTCGTCCATAATCAGGATTTCGGGCCGGTACGCGAGGGCCCGGGCGATGGCCACTCGCTGCTGCATACCGCCGGAAAGCTGCCACGGATATTGGTTCGCGGCATGTGTCAGCCCCACAGCTTCAAGTGCCGTGTCGATGCGCTGGTTCAGCTCGGCTGCCGGCAGTCGCAGGTGGCGCAGCGGCAGCCGGATGTTCTTGCGGACGGTCAGCCAGGGCATCAGGGACCGGCTGTAATCCTGAAAGACCAGGGCCATCTCGGCGGGCGGACCGTCGATTTTCCGCCCGTCGATAGCGGCGGCTCCGGAGGTGACC belongs to Arthrobacter crystallopoietes and includes:
- a CDS encoding LolA family protein: MTPVWKRWLPAAVVPAVIAGGALLGTVQAGAATDLPDKTPQEVLEMVANSSVRSLSGTVEQSSELGLPQLPTGGPSGESDASSGIPSGVASALELLSGSHTARVYLDGHSRARVQVMDRLAERDVIRNGRDVWLYSSKQNAAAHLILPNASTSEEYHGDKAWTPEDLAEHFLSSVEPSTEVTVGSDSEVAGREAYELVLTPDSSETLVGSVSIAVDSETGLPLSVDVQARGQDAPAFEVGFTELSLEAPSDDLFNFTPPPGATVTERVVKDHHAKHAKGDRGEHSKDYVKYGSGWETVIGLPADEVPAEFMDSPLIAETAQEVDGGRLLSSALVNVFVTDDGRVFAGPVPLEQLQAAAEGR
- a CDS encoding ChaB family protein; this encodes MPKTDKSGKPKKSELPGTLKRSGKKAQKTFAEAHDSAAESYGDEERAHRVAYSALKHTHEKVGDHWEPKEKAGPSDKQAKGGKDTSRKTAGGVDANASKEHLYDLAKKLDVPGRSKMNKSDLVDAIQKANDRETRKSR
- a CDS encoding sulfatase family protein encodes the protein MSGGETRRPNVLVIIADQLRADHLGFAGNQVVRTPHLDRLAAQSMVFTEATVTNPTCMPNRASLLTGRWPSTHGTRCNGITMDPDANNLVKQLSCGGYLTRAVGKLHHQNMGWDFEPIQRAEIEATDPLLLDPRSSDARTRSGPEGWDQWENAAAHAEGFIPLPEGYYGYQHVDLVIGHGDRPGGHYVHWARERGIDPVAVGGAENAPKRLDTWDQVYQTGIPAELHPSSYVGERAEEHLAGFAESAEPFFMFVSFPDPHHPFSPPEGYAEMYSPDEVELPSGFYQDHAKSPSHIRRMFDRRGEPNEDPTMTFAADEAQYRQAVAAQYGLITLMDEQIGRILAALDDNGLAEDTIVVFTSDHGDLFGDHGLMLKHFSHYRAVTNVPLTIKVPGMNPGSTDALVSTADLAPTLMELTGTHLYRGIQGTSLLPLLERSAASVRDALIIEEDQPFGLPGLPGPVRTRSVLTKAGRLTRYFGTDITELYDHLLDREELNNVAGEAKFKDLEDVLALAMMEGMAALADTGTAPTAAA
- a CDS encoding ABC transporter ATP-binding protein; its protein translation is MTVRNAAAALPRLEVTALSKTYGSGASAKCVIEDLTFTVNTGEVVCIVGPSGVGKTTLLKCLAGLQPVTSGAAAIDGRKIDGPPAEMALVFQDYSRSLMPWLTVRKNIRLPLRHLRLPAAELNQRIDTALEAVGLTHAANQYPWQLSGGMQQRVAIARALAYRPEILIMDEPFASVDAQTRFELEDLCLKIRDDFGMTILVVTHDIDEAVYLSDRVVVLGAKPARVLDVVGIDLPAPRDQISSRALKEFADQRTNVLSMIRKPA
- a CDS encoding DUF3040 domain-containing protein, yielding MPLSDEEREQLHALELQLAAEDPELAQIMRSDLLGPDHGQLVLAVLAWIIGLVLLIIGVATQLTVVGVGGFLVMGAAGYWAMRLYRWGSGIDDHVATDKGTHGVR